A single region of the Halorussus gelatinilyticus genome encodes:
- the acs gene encoding acetate--CoA ligase, whose protein sequence is MPEKQDVELEARLEDRQRFEPPESFVEQANVSDASVYERFEEDWPECWEEAADLLDWDESYDEVLDDSNPPFYEWFTGGELNASANCLDRHLDERGDEAAIEWVGEPTDEDNRTYTYEELHREVNEFAAALEEMGVGEDDVVTMYMPMVPELPIAMLACARIGAPHSVVFAGFSADALATRMNAADSEYLVTCDGYYRRGDPLEHKAKADEGLAGVEHEVSDVVVVDRLGDDYDHPMGESHSAYADLVDAQAGAEVEPVSRDAEDMLFLMYTSGTTGEPKGVKHTTGGYLAWTAWTSRAVLDVKPEDTYFCSADIGWITGHSYIVYGPLALGTTTMMYEGTPDYPEKDRLWDIVENYEADQLYTAPTAIRAFMKWGSQYPEQHDLSSLRLLGTVGEPINPKAWKWYYKHVGDESCPIIDTWWQTETGGMMVTTLPGVKDMKPGSAGPPLPGVDAQVVNADGDEVAPGEAGYLTVQKPWPGMLRTLYQNDERYIEEYWAEYSDTQSDDPDDWVYFPEDGAKIDDDGYVTVLGRVDDVINVSGHRLGTMEIESAIVGVEGVAEAAVVGGDHDVKGEAVYAYVITEDGYEEDDAMRQRIVEGVEDAIGPIARPEQVVFTPELPKTRSGKIMRRLLEDVANGEDLGDTSTLRNPEVVSEIAAKVDE, encoded by the coding sequence ATGCCGGAGAAACAAGACGTCGAACTCGAAGCCAGACTCGAAGACCGACAGCGTTTCGAACCGCCCGAGTCGTTCGTCGAACAGGCGAACGTCTCGGACGCGTCCGTCTACGAGCGGTTCGAAGAGGACTGGCCCGAGTGCTGGGAGGAGGCGGCGGACCTCCTCGATTGGGACGAATCGTACGACGAGGTGCTGGACGACTCGAACCCGCCGTTCTACGAGTGGTTCACCGGGGGCGAACTCAACGCTTCGGCGAACTGCCTCGACCGGCATCTGGACGAGCGCGGCGACGAGGCCGCAATCGAGTGGGTCGGCGAACCCACCGACGAGGACAACCGGACCTACACCTACGAGGAACTCCACCGCGAGGTCAACGAGTTCGCGGCCGCGCTGGAGGAGATGGGCGTCGGCGAGGACGACGTGGTAACGATGTACATGCCGATGGTACCGGAGCTACCCATCGCCATGCTGGCCTGCGCGCGCATCGGCGCGCCCCACTCGGTCGTCTTCGCCGGCTTCTCGGCGGACGCGCTGGCGACGCGCATGAACGCGGCCGACTCCGAGTACCTCGTGACGTGCGACGGCTACTACCGGCGCGGCGACCCGCTCGAACACAAGGCGAAGGCCGACGAGGGCCTGGCTGGCGTCGAACACGAGGTCAGCGACGTGGTGGTCGTGGACCGTCTCGGCGACGACTACGACCACCCGATGGGCGAGAGCCACAGCGCCTACGCCGACCTCGTGGACGCGCAGGCGGGCGCGGAAGTCGAACCGGTCTCGCGCGACGCCGAGGACATGCTGTTCCTGATGTACACCTCGGGGACCACGGGCGAGCCGAAGGGCGTCAAGCACACGACCGGAGGCTACCTCGCGTGGACCGCGTGGACCTCCCGAGCGGTGTTGGACGTCAAGCCCGAGGACACCTACTTCTGCTCGGCGGACATCGGCTGGATTACCGGCCACTCCTACATCGTCTACGGGCCGCTCGCGCTCGGCACGACGACGATGATGTACGAGGGTACTCCGGATTACCCCGAGAAAGACCGCCTCTGGGACATCGTGGAGAACTACGAGGCCGACCAGCTCTACACCGCGCCGACCGCGATTCGGGCGTTCATGAAGTGGGGTAGCCAGTACCCCGAGCAGCACGACCTGTCGAGCCTTCGTCTGCTCGGGACGGTCGGCGAGCCTATCAACCCGAAGGCGTGGAAGTGGTACTACAAGCACGTCGGCGACGAGTCCTGCCCCATCATCGACACGTGGTGGCAGACCGAGACCGGCGGGATGATGGTCACGACCCTGCCCGGCGTGAAGGACATGAAGCCCGGAAGCGCCGGGCCGCCCCTGCCGGGCGTGGACGCGCAGGTCGTGAACGCCGACGGCGACGAGGTCGCCCCCGGCGAGGCGGGCTATCTGACCGTCCAGAAGCCGTGGCCGGGGATGCTCCGGACGCTGTACCAGAACGACGAGCGCTACATCGAGGAGTACTGGGCGGAGTACTCCGACACTCAATCCGACGACCCCGACGACTGGGTGTACTTCCCCGAAGACGGCGCGAAGATAGACGACGACGGCTACGTCACCGTCCTCGGGCGCGTGGACGACGTGATAAACGTCTCCGGGCATCGCCTCGGAACGATGGAGATCGAGAGCGCAATCGTCGGCGTCGAGGGCGTCGCGGAGGCCGCCGTGGTCGGCGGCGACCACGACGTGAAGGGCGAGGCGGTCTACGCCTACGTCATCACCGAAGACGGCTACGAGGAAGACGACGCGATGCGCCAGCGCATCGTCGAGGGCGTCGAGGACGCCATCGGTCCCATCGCCCGGCCCGAACAGGTCGTCTTCACGCCAGAACTCCCGAAGACGCGCTCGGGCAAGATCATGCGACGCCTGCTCGAAGACGTCGCCAACGGCGAAGACCTCGGTGACACCTCGACGCTCCGGAACCCCGAGGTCGTCAGCGAAATCGCGGCGAAGGTAGACGAGTAG
- a CDS encoding potassium channel family protein, which yields MGGGTKMGGVSIYDREQAPPDLIDEQPLEAAAWVYRQLQALYQDNALPELARRSYYMERDARRRHAWQQSDYKEAVKWELSRWVMRYGESPYRVLLTSLVVVVVAALLFPLTGGIQEIQAGRPVTYSIENPDEAPWWWIGRVLFKSLYFSVVTFATLGLGDIQPIGSFARLVAGIESILGSLLAALLVFVLARIVTW from the coding sequence ATGGGGGGCGGAACGAAGATGGGCGGGGTCTCCATCTACGACCGCGAACAGGCACCACCGGACCTGATAGACGAGCAACCGCTGGAAGCGGCGGCGTGGGTGTATCGACAACTTCAAGCGCTGTATCAGGACAACGCGTTGCCGGAGTTGGCCCGCCGGAGCTACTACATGGAGCGAGACGCTCGGCGGCGTCACGCGTGGCAGCAGTCCGACTACAAGGAGGCGGTCAAGTGGGAGCTATCCCGGTGGGTGATGCGGTACGGCGAGAGTCCCTATCGGGTGTTGCTCACGTCGCTCGTCGTGGTCGTCGTGGCCGCGCTCCTGTTCCCGCTCACGGGCGGTATTCAGGAGATTCAGGCCGGCCGCCCGGTCACCTACTCCATCGAGAATCCGGACGAAGCGCCGTGGTGGTGGATCGGGAGAGTGCTGTTCAAGAGCCTCTACTTCAGCGTCGTCACGTTCGCCACGCTCGGGTTGGGCGACATCCAGCCCATCGGCTCGTTCGCCCGACTCGTCGCCGGTATCGAGTCGATTCTCGGGTCGCTCCTCGCGGCGCTGTTGGTGTTCGTCCTCGCCCGAATCGTGACGTGGTGA
- a CDS encoding DUF4212 domain-containing protein: MSDNHTRQPETDSRTDESTPNVETDGGEPEPGEPRRGAERTDGGVATGSRHADTDYLDAQVNIFKPSTPFMRDHLRIVWAMFAAWAVFVFGPVTATYLATDFMTSTTVLSFPLHYLLTAVGAPSGALLLSFVYARKRDQLDEKYGIDHSAGATTGDGEAAATDGGSDR, translated from the coding sequence ATGTCAGATAATCACACACGACAGCCAGAGACCGACTCACGAACGGACGAATCGACTCCGAACGTCGAGACCGACGGCGGTGAGCCCGAACCGGGCGAACCTCGTCGGGGAGCGGAGCGGACCGACGGCGGCGTCGCCACCGGGAGCCGACACGCCGACACCGACTACCTCGACGCGCAGGTCAACATCTTCAAACCCTCGACGCCGTTCATGCGCGACCACCTCCGCATCGTCTGGGCGATGTTCGCGGCGTGGGCCGTCTTCGTCTTCGGCCCCGTGACGGCGACGTACCTCGCCACCGACTTCATGACGAGTACGACGGTGCTGAGCTTCCCGCTCCACTACCTGCTGACCGCCGTCGGCGCGCCGTCCGGCGCACTCCTGCTTTCGTTCGTCTACGCCCGAAAGCGCGACCAGTTGGACGAGAAGTACGGCATCGACCACTCCGCGGGGGCGACGACCGGTGACGGCGAGGCGGCCGCGACCGACGGAGGGTCCGACCGATGA
- a CDS encoding DUF2270 domain-containing protein, translating into MSEPESDEFDPSAPEQRQIGREMVDESTGLGSVMAHCYRGEMDRVTTWRQRLDQTTTWAVTVMAAILTWAFSSSGNPHYILLIGIVVVAVFLGVEARRYRDYDVFRSRVRLIQENLFANALDPSRDVERKNWRAELSADFRVPTLKVSLQEALANRLRRVYLALLGVLLAAWGFRITAFTPPEQTWLEAAGIAYVPGTVVVALVGAFYAILVGIASWPRERHAKGEFREGDPDDWKETNR; encoded by the coding sequence ATGAGTGAGCCAGAGAGCGACGAGTTCGACCCGTCTGCGCCCGAGCAGCGCCAAATCGGGCGCGAGATGGTCGACGAGAGTACCGGGCTCGGGTCGGTGATGGCCCACTGCTACCGCGGAGAGATGGACCGCGTCACGACGTGGCGCCAGCGTCTCGACCAGACCACGACGTGGGCCGTGACGGTGATGGCGGCCATCCTGACGTGGGCGTTTTCGAGTTCCGGCAATCCCCACTACATTTTGCTCATCGGAATCGTGGTCGTCGCCGTCTTTCTCGGCGTCGAGGCGCGACGGTATCGAGACTACGACGTGTTCCGGTCGCGAGTGCGACTGATACAAGAGAACCTGTTCGCGAACGCGCTCGACCCGTCGCGCGACGTGGAGCGCAAGAACTGGCGAGCGGAGTTGAGTGCGGACTTCCGGGTACCGACCCTGAAAGTTTCACTCCAGGAAGCGCTCGCCAACCGGCTTCGACGCGTGTACCTCGCGCTGCTCGGCGTCTTGCTCGCTGCGTGGGGCTTTCGGATTACGGCGTTCACGCCGCCGGAGCAAACGTGGCTCGAAGCCGCTGGAATAGCCTACGTCCCCGGAACCGTCGTGGTCGCTCTCGTCGGTGCGTTTTACGCGATACTGGTCGGGATTGCGTCGTGGCCGCGAGAACGCCACGCCAAAGGGGAGTTCCGCGAAGGCGACCCCGACGACTGGAAGGAGACGAACCGGTAA
- a CDS encoding universal stress protein — protein MYESVLIPTDGSEAAELAVEEALDVAEKFDADVHTLYVVDTDAAEVSLGTEQVERIRSGRFGEMDELEARAREATEFVADRGHERGIDVAEHFRGGRPHDVIADFAEDRDVDLIAMGSHGRTGIQRMLLGSVTERVLRSTHRSVLVVDEREAES, from the coding sequence ATGTACGAGTCGGTCCTGATTCCCACCGACGGGAGCGAGGCCGCGGAGTTGGCGGTCGAAGAGGCCCTCGACGTGGCCGAGAAGTTCGACGCCGACGTCCACACGCTCTACGTCGTGGACACCGACGCCGCGGAGGTGAGCCTCGGCACCGAGCAGGTCGAACGCATCCGGTCGGGCCGGTTCGGCGAGATGGACGAACTCGAAGCCCGCGCCCGCGAGGCGACCGAGTTCGTCGCCGACCGCGGCCACGAGCGCGGCATCGACGTCGCGGAACACTTCCGCGGCGGGCGACCCCACGACGTCATCGCCGACTTCGCCGAGGACCGCGACGTGGACCTGATAGCGATGGGGAGCCACGGACGGACCGGCATCCAGCGGATGCTGCTCGGCAGCGTCACCGAGCGCGTGCTCCGCTCGACCCATCGGTCGGTGCTGGTCGTGGACGAACGGGAGGCCGAGTCGTGA
- the mutL gene encoding DNA mismatch repair endonuclease MutL: protein MSQRITQLDDVTVRQIAAGEVVERPASVVKELVENSLDADANRIDVTVESGGTDRIAVSDDGIGMSEADLRAAVREHTTSKIEDAADLDAGVTTLGFRGEALHTIGAVSRVTITSKPRDGEAGRGTELRLAGGEVESVGPAGCPEGTTVEVADLFYNTPARRKYLKTTTTEFSHVNTVVTRYALANPDVAVSLTHDGREVFATTGRGDLRSALLSVYGREVAESMIRADGESGAVAVSGYVSDPETTRSTREYMSTYVNGRYVSSPVVREAVLSAYGGQLSAERYPFAVLFVEVPPSEVDVNVHPRKMECRWSDESAVKATVETAVEEALLDHGLVRSSAPRGRSAPDEASVAPERTTDESDAGDRDSAPVSEQTELTLDAEEGEREQSTLDGAETTSETAETTDATPAETRASATGASGRDAETGGRDENGDGSDGNSIVPDASDRKSTLNAGDGKLTASDGESPADPRDSTDPSGAASATGPDGPAADRKFSAPTESETLAGGSAADPAFDTLPRMRVLGQLHDTYVVAETPDGLVLVDQHAADERVNYERLRAEFEDDATTQMLARPVELELTAGEAAVFDEYREALERLGFRAERVTESEDGGADAVGDGEGTDAADSAADRRVRVRTAPTVLDETLDPALLRDALGEFVSTDPDDRGDTVDAVADDLLADLACYPSITGNTSLREGSVVELLGALDDCENPYACPHGRPVVVEFGEGEIEDRFERDYPGHAGRRGEE, encoded by the coding sequence GTGAGCCAGCGAATCACCCAGTTGGACGACGTGACGGTCCGGCAAATCGCGGCCGGAGAGGTCGTCGAGCGCCCCGCCTCGGTCGTCAAGGAACTCGTCGAGAACAGCCTCGACGCCGACGCGAATCGCATCGACGTGACCGTCGAATCGGGCGGCACCGACCGCATCGCGGTCAGCGACGACGGCATCGGGATGAGCGAGGCCGACCTCCGGGCCGCGGTCCGGGAACACACGACGAGCAAAATCGAGGACGCCGCCGACCTCGACGCGGGCGTGACGACGCTGGGCTTCCGCGGCGAGGCGCTCCACACCATCGGCGCGGTCTCGCGGGTGACGATAACGTCCAAACCCAGAGACGGCGAGGCCGGGCGCGGCACCGAACTCCGACTGGCGGGCGGCGAGGTCGAGTCGGTCGGTCCTGCGGGGTGCCCCGAGGGGACCACCGTCGAAGTCGCGGACCTGTTCTACAACACCCCCGCGCGCCGGAAGTACCTCAAGACGACGACCACCGAGTTCTCGCACGTCAACACGGTCGTCACGCGCTACGCGCTCGCCAACCCCGACGTGGCGGTGTCGCTGACCCACGACGGCCGGGAGGTGTTCGCCACGACCGGCCGCGGCGACCTCCGGTCGGCGCTCCTCTCGGTGTACGGCCGGGAGGTCGCCGAGTCGATGATTCGGGCGGACGGCGAGTCCGGAGCGGTCGCCGTCTCCGGCTACGTCAGCGACCCCGAGACGACCCGCAGCACCCGCGAGTACATGTCCACCTACGTTAACGGCCGGTACGTCAGTTCGCCGGTCGTCCGCGAGGCGGTCCTCTCGGCCTACGGCGGCCAACTCTCCGCGGAGCGCTACCCCTTCGCGGTCCTCTTCGTGGAGGTTCCCCCCAGCGAGGTGGACGTGAACGTTCACCCCAGAAAAATGGAGTGTCGGTGGTCCGACGAGAGCGCGGTGAAAGCGACCGTCGAGACCGCCGTCGAGGAGGCGCTGCTCGACCACGGTCTCGTGCGCTCGTCGGCCCCCAGAGGCCGGAGCGCGCCCGACGAGGCCAGCGTCGCGCCCGAGCGGACGACCGACGAGAGCGACGCCGGCGACCGTGATTCCGCGCCGGTAAGCGAGCAGACCGAACTGACGCTCGACGCCGAGGAGGGCGAGCGCGAGCAGTCCACGCTCGACGGCGCGGAGACGACGAGCGAGACCGCGGAGACGACCGACGCGACTCCGGCGGAGACGCGAGCGAGCGCCACCGGCGCGAGCGGACGCGACGCAGAGACGGGTGGCCGCGACGAGAATGGGGACGGTTCCGACGGGAACTCGATTGTCCCCGACGCGAGCGACAGGAAATCGACCCTCAACGCGGGCGACGGCAAACTGACTGCGAGCGATGGCGAATCGCCCGCCGATCCGCGCGATTCCACCGACCCGTCGGGTGCGGCGTCGGCCACCGGACCGGACGGTCCGGCGGCCGACCGCAAGTTCTCGGCTCCCACCGAGTCCGAGACGCTGGCGGGCGGGAGCGCCGCGGACCCGGCGTTCGATACGCTCCCGCGGATGCGAGTGCTGGGCCAGCTCCACGACACCTACGTCGTCGCCGAGACGCCCGACGGACTGGTGTTGGTGGACCAGCACGCCGCCGACGAGCGGGTCAACTACGAGCGATTGCGGGCCGAGTTCGAGGACGACGCGACCACCCAGATGCTCGCCCGACCGGTCGAACTGGAACTCACGGCGGGCGAGGCCGCGGTCTTCGACGAGTACCGCGAGGCGCTGGAGCGACTGGGCTTCCGCGCCGAGCGAGTGACCGAGAGCGAGGACGGCGGGGCGGATGCGGTCGGCGATGGCGAAGGCACGGACGCCGCGGATTCGGCGGCCGACCGTCGGGTCCGCGTCCGGACCGCGCCGACCGTGCTGGACGAGACGCTGGACCCCGCGCTACTGCGCGACGCGCTCGGCGAGTTCGTCTCGACCGACCCCGACGACCGCGGCGACACCGTGGACGCCGTGGCCGACGACCTGCTCGCGGACTTGGCGTGCTACCCCTCGATTACGGGCAACACCTCCCTGCGCGAGGGGTCGGTCGTGGAACTGCTCGGGGCACTGGACGACTGCGAGAACCCCTACGCCTGCCCGCACGGCCGACCCGTCGTCGTCGAGTTCGGCGAGGGGGAAATCGAAGACCGGTTCGAGCGCGACTATCCGGGCCACGCCGGTCGGCGCGGAGAGGAGTGA
- a CDS encoding VC_2705 family sodium/solute symporter: MTFAPVPLDLLPDALNASFKLIPAVMVSAMLLLFLGIGYAFRVADTEDLWVAGRSIGNVENGMAIGANWMSAASYLGMAALIALSGYYGLAFVVGWSTGYFILLIFLAAQMRRFGKYTAPDFVGDRFDSDTARAIAALTTILIGFVYSVGQARGMGLVGIYVFGGDYTTMVVLMMGITVGYLALSGMLGATKNMAVQYVILIVAFLAGLYAVGWTQGYSTFLPQVEYGALLSQLNREFTQPFTNGGFYLWVATAFSLIVGTCGLPHVLVRFYTVESERTARWSTVWGLFFICLLYLSAPAFAAFGTDLYANKVGAVYGANGMSGAEGDVIVVLASQLANLPTWFVGLVAAGGIAAAIATTAGLFIAASSAAAHDIYTNIVNEDATQRQQLLIGRATIVALGAIVTVTALNPPALVGELVALAFSLAGLVLFPMFFLGLWWENANRPGALAGMTTGLLIWTAAVFNELILATDAGAVVPLYADIFPAVGAALAGTPIVFAVTIGVSLATDEPPERIKRIVRQCHSPEPMGQQQSAEDVVSTDGGQVSTDGGHAQEEN; this comes from the coding sequence ATGACGTTCGCGCCCGTCCCCCTCGACCTCCTGCCGGACGCGCTGAACGCCTCGTTCAAACTCATCCCGGCCGTCATGGTCTCGGCGATGCTGTTGCTGTTCCTCGGCATCGGCTACGCCTTCCGCGTGGCCGACACCGAAGACCTCTGGGTCGCCGGACGCTCCATCGGGAACGTCGAGAACGGGATGGCCATCGGCGCGAACTGGATGTCCGCCGCGTCGTACCTCGGCATGGCGGCGCTCATCGCGCTGTCGGGCTACTACGGGCTGGCGTTCGTCGTCGGCTGGTCCACGGGTTACTTCATCCTGCTCATCTTCCTCGCGGCCCAGATGCGCCGGTTCGGGAAGTACACCGCGCCCGACTTCGTGGGCGACCGGTTCGACTCCGACACGGCGCGGGCCATCGCCGCGCTGACGACCATCCTCATCGGGTTCGTCTACTCCGTCGGGCAGGCCCGCGGGATGGGACTGGTCGGCATCTACGTCTTCGGCGGCGACTACACCACGATGGTCGTCCTGATGATGGGCATCACGGTCGGCTATCTGGCGCTGTCGGGGATGCTCGGCGCGACCAAGAACATGGCCGTCCAGTACGTCATCCTCATCGTGGCGTTCCTCGCGGGACTCTACGCGGTCGGTTGGACGCAGGGCTACTCGACGTTCCTGCCGCAGGTCGAGTACGGCGCGCTCCTCAGCCAACTCAACAGGGAGTTCACCCAACCGTTCACGAACGGCGGGTTCTACCTCTGGGTCGCCACCGCGTTCTCGCTCATCGTCGGCACCTGCGGTCTCCCCCACGTTCTGGTTCGGTTCTACACGGTCGAGAGCGAGCGCACCGCGCGCTGGTCCACCGTGTGGGGTCTGTTCTTCATCTGCCTGCTCTACCTGAGCGCCCCGGCGTTCGCCGCGTTCGGCACCGACCTCTACGCGAACAAGGTCGGCGCGGTCTACGGTGCGAACGGCATGAGCGGCGCTGAAGGCGACGTCATCGTCGTGCTGGCCTCGCAACTGGCGAACCTGCCGACGTGGTTCGTCGGGTTGGTCGCGGCCGGCGGTATCGCCGCCGCAATCGCGACGACCGCGGGCCTGTTCATCGCCGCGTCGTCGGCGGCCGCACACGACATCTACACGAACATCGTCAACGAGGACGCGACTCAGCGCCAGCAGCTCCTCATCGGTCGCGCGACCATCGTCGCGCTCGGTGCCATCGTGACCGTGACCGCGCTGAACCCGCCGGCGCTGGTCGGCGAACTGGTCGCGCTCGCGTTCTCGCTGGCCGGCCTCGTGCTGTTCCCGATGTTCTTCCTCGGTCTCTGGTGGGAGAACGCCAATCGGCCCGGTGCGCTCGCCGGGATGACGACGGGACTGCTCATCTGGACCGCCGCGGTGTTCAACGAACTCATCCTCGCCACCGACGCCGGGGCGGTCGTGCCGCTCTACGCCGACATCTTCCCCGCGGTCGGGGCCGCGCTCGCCGGGACGCCCATCGTCTTCGCGGTGACCATCGGCGTCTCGCTGGCGACCGACGAACCGCCCGAGCGCATCAAGCGCATCGTCCGGCAGTGTCACAGTCCGGAACCGATGGGCCAACAGCAGAGCGCCGAGGACGTGGTTTCGACCGACGGCGGACAGGTCTCGACCGACGGCGGCCACGCACAGGAGGAGAACTGA